A region of Vigna radiata var. radiata cultivar VC1973A chromosome 10, Vradiata_ver6, whole genome shotgun sequence DNA encodes the following proteins:
- the LOC106774704 gene encoding L-ascorbate oxidase-like, with translation MMRIMGLRAVFVWCVWLGLIELSVGGRVRHYKFDVEYIIKKPDCLEHVVMGINGQFPGPTIRAEVGDTLNIXLTNKLFTEGTVIHWHGIRQVGTPWADGTAAISQCAINPGETFNYRFIVDKPGTYFYHGHHGMQRAAGLYGSLIVDLPKGQNESFHYDGEFNLLLSDLWHISSHEQEVGLSSKPLKWIGEPQTLLINGRGQFNCSLEAKFRNTTLPECQFKGGEECAPQILHVEPNKTYRIRVASTTSLAALNLAISDHKLVVVEADGNYVTPFVVDDMDIYSGETYSVLLRTDQDPNKNYWLSIGVRGRKPNTTQGLTILNYKTISASVLPTSPPPITPLWNDFERSKAFTKKIIAKMGTPQPPKRSDRTIFLLNT, from the exons ATGATGAGAATAATGGGGTTGAGAGCAGTTTTTGTTTGGTGCGTATGGTTAGGGTTGATAGAGCTTTCAGTAGGAGGAAGGGTGAGGCACTACAAGTTTGATGTGGAGTACATCATCAAAAAACCAGATTGCTTAGAACACGTTGTGATGGGAATCAACGGCCAGTTTCCAGGGCCAACCATTAGGGCTGAAGTTGGTGACACTCTTAACATTGNTCTCACCAACAAGCTCTTCACTGAGGGAACTGTTATTCACTGGCATGGAATCAGACAG GTTGGAACTCCCTGGGCAGATGGAACTGCTGCAATTTCACAGTGTGCTATAAATCCAGGAGAAACTTTTAACTACAGGTTTATAGTTGACAAG CCTGGAACATACTTTTATCATGGACACCATGGTATGCAAAGAGCAGCAGGTTTGTATGGTTCACTGATAGTGGATTTGCCAAAAGGGCAAAACGAATCGTTTCATTATGATGGTGAGTTCAACCTTCTTCTAAGTGATTTGTGGCACATCAGCTCACATGAACAAGAAGTTGGACTCTCCTCAAAACCATTAAAATGGATTGGTGAACCTCAG ACTCTGTTGATAAATGGAAGGGGACAATTCAATTGTTCTCTGGAAGCTAAATTCAGAAACACCACTCTACCAGAGTGCCAATTTAAAGGTGGTGAAGAATGTGCCCCTCAAATTCTTCATGTGGAGCCAAACAAGACCTACAGAATTAGGGTTGCCAGTACCACTTCCCTAGCTGCACTCAACTTAGCCATTTCG GATCACAAACTTGTTGTGGTGGAAGCTGATGGAAACTATGTAACACCATTTGTGGTTGATGACATGGATATTTACTCAGGTGAGACCTATTCGGTTCTCCTTCGTACAGATCAAGATCCAAACAAAAACTATTGGCTTTCAATTGGAGTCAGAGGAAGAAAACCTAACACCACACAAGGCTTAACCATTCTAAACTACAAGACAATTTCTGCTTCAGTTTTGCCAACTTCTCCTCCACCCATCACACCCCTTTGGAATGATTTTGAACGTAGCAAAGCATTCACTAAGAAAATCATAGCCAAGATGGGAACTCCACAACCTCCAAAACGTTCTGATCGTACAATTTTCCTTCTCAACACC